The DNA window aaaaggcaaatataattaaattaaaataaacacatttaaaagattGAGATAGAAATGTAAGCTAAAGCAATCTATCCATTATTTTGATGGAGAGTGAAGTCATGTGGGGTAGGTGGGTTTTGAGGGAGGTTTTAAAGGTGGGGAGAGACTCTATGGTACGGATGGATAGCGGGAGGGAGTTCCAAAGACGAGGAGCAGAATGGCTGAAGGCTCTAAACCCCATTGTGGTCAGGCGGGCAGAAGGAGTGGAAagcagtgaggaagaggaggatcagAGAGTTCGGGATGGAGTGTAGGGCTGAAGGAGTTGAGAGAGGTATGGAGGAGCAAGATTACAGAAGGCTTTGAAGGTGAGAAGAAGAATCTTAAAGTCAATAAGGTATTGGACAGGTGCAGTTGTTTAAGGAGTGGACTAATGTGTTCAGTTGCTGGGGTTCTGGTGATAATACGGGCAGCTGAGTTTTAGACCAATTGGAGTTTATGGATGGACTTGTAGGGTAAATCAGAGAGGAGGGAGTTACAATAATCAATACGGGAAGTGACAAGAACGTGGATGGGAGTAGCAGTGTTATCGGGTTTAAGTGATGGACGAAGGCGGTGTATGGTGCGTAAATGAAAATAAGCAGACCCGGGTGAGattattgatgtgtttttcaaaagAAAGTGATATCGAGGATGACACTGGGGCTCTTGACGTGAGTGGAAGAGGGGACTTTGGAATTGTCGAAGAAGAGTGACTAAATCTGAGTGATTAAACCTAAACgagaaatgttctttttttttttgggctcaGTGAACAGCACTTCACACGGAGACAAATCCAGCTGTCAGTCAAACAGCACTTTCTCGCTTATTGAGTGACGGCTGCTCTCTCTGGGTGCTGCGTGAGCTTTCGTTTTGAAGCCGTGGTAATACCTCAAGACACATTCATGTTTTTAGTATTTTGGGAACAATTAGAATGAGCTGGAAAAGCTGTTTTATGGTATGACACGCAGGTAACTGCTAACAAAACAATGGGGAGGAAGTATAATGTAGCAAATATTTCAAGACTCTAGCTCAAGACCTCTAAACACTGTCTTTACCAGATAGAATTTAGACTCAGAAACAAGGATAACTAAAGTTAGACTTCAAAGGAAAACTTGAGGGAACGACCAGTATTTTTCAAATTAGATCTTACTCAACAAACAACTCATAAACGAGCAAGCAGCACGAGCCTTTTAAAGCTTTCCAACTAAACTTGAATACATACATTcatgtaattttttatttttttttatgttctgtaaCACAAttgaactaaactaaacataaaGAGACAAATACTACTAGAAAGTAGCCCCCTGGATAAGCTACTGCAGCTAATAGGAAACTAGTTCCAGGGCACCTTTCTGGCTAACCAAACTAGTTGGACAGTGTTTGATATCAGCAACACACCTTTCCAGAAAAGCTGGTCGCTCCGGCAGTGGGGCGGGAGCAGAGCTCTGAGGGCTGTCAATCAGTGAGGATAGGCCACGCCCCTCTCGAGAGGCGAGGGGATCCAGTAAGGAGCTGGATGAGTAGGAGGAAGCGCGAGCTGCAAGCCGGGAGGAATGTGATGTGGCTTGAGCcaaggaggagctggaggacagAAGGGGACCCAGGAGTCCGGACGCCCGGCGCGGGGAGacggagaggggaggaggaggcagggCCACAGGGTAGGAGGATAGCGGAGGCACCagtgggaggggagaggaggagcgGGAGCCCGGCTGGGAGAAGGCGTGGTCTCTGGGTGGGATCTGAGGAGGCGTGTCTTCCTCGTCGTCCAGGGAGATGGAGCTGGAGCGCGCCTGCCGGTGGGTGGTGCGGCCGGGGGGGTTGCGCTTGGAGGGGCGCATCGGGGGGACAGGGCTGCGGGGGGGCAACACCGGCCGGTCCTCGAAGCAGCAGGCGaaggaggagctggaggtgggggagggaggaggcagGCAGATCTGTCGGTGAGGGCCCAACGGAGCCAGGGGCatagggaggggggaggaggggagggagcgGCCCGTTGCCATGGGAACCTGCAGCTTCACCATCACCTACAcccacaaagacagacagaaatattgGCATgagtctgtttgtgtttatctTCACAGATAGAGAGAAGAAACTGAAACTACGTGTTCATTATTACTTTCTCCACCTCTCTCTGCAGTTCTTGGAAGATGTCAGCGGACTGTGACTCGCTCCTGCCCGCCATGGCGGCGCTGGGCGAGGCGGCGGTCTCCTCAGTAAATCCCCTGTTGATAGACCGCACCTCGTGGTCCTCTGATTGGTCCTCGAGCTCCGTAGCAACCTCGTCGTAAGCTGGCTGAGGGAGAGGCCAGTCCAGGATGGATGGAGTGTCCTGGGGATGAGAAAGATGGACATTGGAGAAGCTGAGAAAAAGTTATCAATAGAAAGTAGAGTCTCACAAGCAGGGTTAGGCGTCATATAATATAGTAGCGTCTTCCACAACTGCACAGGATATggaaagtagtagtagtagtggaaCGCATATTAGTATAAACATGATATttctatacatatataaaaatatataatcttATGTTATTGCTGTCCACATTTCTGCTGTTCATGAACAGGCCATCCGATAGTTGTTGACATATTTCAATCTAgatcaaagtggtggactaACATTGGCATCCATAACAGTGTAAAAGCCCTACCAAAATAATCCCCCGTCTCTAATATTATACACAATCCTAATACATAGCCACTAAGATGGAAAGTGCATCTCCATATGCTTCACAGAAGGCAAACGTAGACCTTTTCATGTTGTTAACACATATGAACAAACTCTAGCTTTGACATAATCAAAGATTTAAGAGGAAAAATGACTGTGAACCCAAAGCAAACCACTAAAGCATTGATGCAATGTGCACATGATCAATCAATGAGCACAAATCCATCACACTGCACCCGCCTTGGGCTCTTCCGAGGATAAGAGACATTTCTTAGCCAAAGGCTGGACCACCTCCTTCTCAGAAGACCAAAGTGTGGTCAGACAGTGTGAGGTGGTCATTGCTCTTTGACCGGATATAATGTAATGCTGGAGCGCAAGTGcttgaatctgtgtgtgttgccatgCGACGGGAGAATGAAAGGAGCAGGTGAAATCATCAGATCtgggaaaacatataaatataaaatattattttttccttttattacTGCTCTGCATGATTATAAAGGATTTTAACTTGCAACTTTTTCAAATTTAatcttatataataatatatatatatatatatatatatatatatatagtccaaAACTAAATGAACAAGCTTTAGCCTACTATGTTTAATTGCTTACATATGCCCTtccatcatcgtcatcatcatcacataagtagtagggctgcacgatatgaggaaaatatctaattgcgattattttgactgatatggcgattgcgatatgattcacgatattggagggaatgatcgttttttgtatcattattctcattttcatttaaaattattaacattgaaagaaattaaaatgattatagtgtgatttttgcgagggtCTGTACCAAAccaagatttttttcttcagtctgtaggatgggatttgtaggccgggacgtctctgcagcaccacaatacttcattcagaatggtctgacacatattttgccattaacaaatattgcgctccccctgcgatttggatattgcactagtccatattgcaatTTCGATACAATTAAgaataattgtgcagccctattaagTAGAGTTTACCCTTCTTAAGTCTTAAAAAGTTATAGCAAAGTATTCTCACTCCAACTACTTTCAATCTCTATCAGCACCTTTAGTGTGTCCTCGTCCGGCTGCCACGCCTCATTGAGCGGAGATGGCGTGGTCGAGCTGAAGCTGTCATCAGTGAAGTCGATAAGCGACACCTCGCTTTTGGCCGGGCGCACGCCGGACCCCTCCCACGGTCGGAGCTTCAGCCCCAGGGACACTCCCAGTCTCTTGAGCCCCAACGACGCGCTGGTGGTGTCGTCTTCGTCGTAGTCGTCCATCACGCAGTCGTAGAACGGCTCTGGACACACGCGTGCAAACGCCAGAGTCAGGACACAGAAGCATGTATTTAAAGGACCGATTGTAGACTACAGACAGCACGGGGGATGAAGAGAAACACTTACTCTTCAGCAGAACGGCAGGTTGGGGCGGCCGAGGAGGAGGTTGCTCTGATAAAGAGAGTTTTAGGCATTTAATTTACATTCACATAAAATACTCTAAATGAGTTTTCTACATGATCTCTATTATAAGCTGGTTAAAGAGAATGACATGGTCAAACACTGTATAACAAAAGCCATATATGTCAAGtatatgcagtggtggaagaaatattcagatcctttactaagTAAAATTACTGATACAACACTGtgaaaagtcctgcattcaaacccttacttaaagtgctgatattatgctttttggcctttattgtgttatatatcttgtttgtgcatgttataggtttacaaagtgaaaaagcccaaagtccaccccaaagggacttaccatctccaacagaaaacactgttcacaaactgctccaaacagctctattgtagtccagcctttacttccgtgacaaacgtgcgtcactacGTGACCCATGTtgtaatgctcgcctagctgctagcatggcacgccctcatactctgcttctgactggctagtagtccttacctaggtactgcgcatgtgcaactcccaacaaagattgaacagaagtgagaggtctcactctgtagctaaaacagagagctcaacacacagggtgacaagaggagctgcagcaatgtgcagtacaacaaaaatatggtgtttttttaataattaaaccatgtaaacctattctgatataacctttaaatacaattatgaacctgaaaatgagcataatatgagcactttaactaaaagtatgaaagtattatcagcaaaatgtacttttagtATCAAAACTAAAAGTATTCATTGTGCAGTCAATCAGTCCGAAAAATTCAAATTCTAAATCACCAAgtctggagatacatggttttcactggactgGAAGGGTATGACAAACtgtaatctgcaaagtaactaaagctgtcagacaaacgtagtggagtagaagttaCTGTGGCTCAGCGGTAGAGCGGTCGCCTGCCAATCAGAAGGTTGGTAGTTGGATCCCTGGGCCCTCTagtcccatgtcaaagtgtccttgggcaagacactgaaccccaagttgccccCCGATGCTTTGCCATCggtttgtaaatgtgtgtgaatgtttatctgatgagcaggtgccaccttgtacggcagcctcggccaccagtgtgtgaatatgtgaatGCTTcctatgtaaaagtgctttgatTATCATTAAGACtggaaaagcgctatataaatccatttacatttaaaatgggaatacttaagtaaagtacaattaCCTCAAATGTGGACTAAAGTACAGTAATTAGTTACAATAAAACCACGGAGTGTATGTGTTCGGTGTTTAAAGTTTTGCATGAATTTACTTTTGGAACGGTTGGGGAGTTTGGTCGGCCTCGCGGTGCCCGAGTCCATCCCAAGGATATCCGGAGGGTCCATGGGGTTCCCCAAATACAGACTGAAAGGGAGTacacaaaaaaatcagatttaaaTTAAGCTAAGGCTGTGAATTCATTCAGCATTAGTtgaagaacatgtttacataatGGCTAAGTAACAACTGAACCTACTATTTCTTTACCACCTGTCCTTGCTATTTGCTACAGCCATTAAATAAGATTTGTTATAGAGTTGAACACACTGCTGTAATCCCTGCcagtaaaaatgttgatttgaGTGAGGCTTTTTCTATTCTGGCAGCAGCTGTGAGATGCTCTGGATTTCTAATAAAAGCTCAACAAGTACATCATCTGTTGGTGAACTGATGCGCTGCTGCACTCCAGTGGAGAGTTACAGTACAAGCAGTGCTACAAAAAGCACATGGTTCAAGCTTCATAGCATATAACTTAGTGCTAACTGTTTGCAGTTTCTTATCCTCCACAAAGGCAAATCTAGATTTACATAATCTAGATCAGTGGTGTAAAATGAATCTGAGGGGGCAAAAGATGATTAAAGGAATAAGAAAGTAACAATGGATTACTTTTACACAACATTATATTAATGGATTAACTTTTTCTACATTGCCTTTTTCTTGTAAAATATTGGGTACAGGCTCTTCAAGCCTCTGAAAGCCTCCTTCAAAGACAACAATCTGAGAACCAGAATAAAAATGTGGAAAGTAacacagataatctgcaaatagCTGTGATCATACGGGTTCCGTATGCAACACACAGATTCAGAAAAAGATTTATTGCCAGGTAAGTAGCACTCACTAGGAATTTGCGTTGGTTAATGGCGCATACACAAAAACGTATTTAAACAATAATATGAAATAAGCAAAcaataaacacagaaaaaaaataacacatacatataactatttaaaaagaaaaaaaagagtctgtTTGGCTTTAGTGCAAAAATGTTGACAGATGTGCAAAAAAAGTTCAGGATATATATTTCAGTTGATACTGAAGATGTTATTAGTTAAACATATAGAGGGAGGGAGctctgcatttttattttgttattatgaAGAACAGTTCAATagcgtttttttccccaactaGTGTTCATGAACTGTTCATCATCATTTCccttttctgctaaagcccaaaacgttctcctaagcccctccccccacgagggagaatgaatacgtgagcatgagcagtgattgacacgcagttagaccccccccctggccctgattggtgcatcggAACAGGGAGCgttggatttttgcaaatcacactacaggctgtaggtggtgccagaggagccggatttcttttttttttttttttttttattacctgcttcaagtagttctactggaacatagggtcagttttagcaaatatgacaggaagttagttttataaggcttacctgcTGCCTTTAATTATTGAGTGTTATTAACCTGTCTATGCGATCAGCGTGTCCCCAGCTCCTGTCAGGGTCTGTGTCTCCGTGTCCAGTGTGGATGAAGGAGTGTTTGAGCGGCCGGCTGATGTCGTGGGCGGACAGACCGGCGACTGACGTCACCACGTGGCGTGGAAACTGGCCGACTCGCAGCGTCCCCTTGTTCTGACCTCGCCACCAGTAGTGCTCCGCcctggaaaaacacacacacgcacacgcgcacacacatatgAAGATAATAAGGAAACTACCTTCTACTCTGTTTACCCCACCACATGTGACTGCTCTTCTGATTTGTATTATCTTTATCCTCATTTTCAACATCATTTAACAATAATGGGACTTTTTCCTGCAACAAATGATGATGCAACAAATTGTCCCTAGGTGCTTTTCATTATGCTAACGTGTCTCCTCACTTTCCTCACCCGTGTCTTAGCCCCTCCCAGCGAGGATTTGAGAGAGCGATGCGAAGGAGCCGAAGCTGCTAAATAAGAAATCCTTGGTTGCATAGCGTCAGTCTTAAGTGACGTCAGTTACTTAtgatgtagtctatatcgacgacgtgtCGCTGGAAAATCTTTTCTggccgctttctttgtgttggtattgTAAACTCCGGTGGctttatgaggactgtggttaactgctcctcagatctctgcagggtaaatccagacagctagctagactatctgtccaatctgagttttctgttgcacgactaaaacaactattGAACatacaaaacaagttccttcccgaggctattttgcagaggcaccgctgCTCCGTCGggcgcttagccccgcccacaacgaTTGTGACTGATTTAAAGAATTGACaaaaaaccagagcatgtttcactcccatcccggaatgctgtgtggactagccagaccctcgtccgcagcgctgtggaggaaggtctgacaatgcgagactacttatGAAGTGCTGCGTCAAACTGGGTGCCACATGTGGAGGTGCGGCATTtgtcatcacgtcacttcacaCAGGATACACCTGCCTTTCCTCGCTCTAAGCTCCTTCAGAAGCCACCTCGCTCCTAGTTCCTTCTTTAAGGGATCGGAAGACCCTCCATGATGGCGGAGGGGGAGCGATTTTCGTGTCACGCGAGTAGAGAGGATGCGAGGAAGCATAAGTTAGCATAATGAAAAGCACTGTGTGTCACATGAATACACAGAAGCCACAATAATTCTATAACGAGCTAGTAACAGGACAGCAATTCCAGCAATTTTCCACAACGCAAGGAATCCAATGACAACAAAAGATGCATTTGTTGTCTTGTAGGAAGGACCTTCATTCCAAGTTAAGTCGCACACAAGCATGACTTTCAAAAACCAGTCATTTAGGAAAAAATGCTGCTTTGTGTACAAGAAGGGAATGGCATTCTCCCAGGGTACCTGCATGTGTTGTATAACAAACTGACCTTCCCTCTATGATGGTCATGACATCGTTCATTTTAATCTGGAGTTTGTCTTCTTCCTCATAGTCCTGCAGCGCTTTCATATCCGTCGGCATGgtctgcagaacacacacacacacacacacacacacacacacacacacacacacacactgtttaggCAAACAGCTACACGAGTCTGAGGATTTATTACTGTCATCAGCAGGATCTAAAGAGAAAAACACTCGTGTCATTTTGTACAATGGTGATTTATTTCTTTCCACTtgctttccatttattttcctttgtttGCCCGGTGCATTCCTTTGGAGCTGCGAGAACACATTTGGTGGTAAATGGGACTATGTCAAATGAAATTTCTTTGACAGACACAATTTTAATATTTCTTTTCATCAGTTCCAACAACGAAATCTCTTATTTGAAATCTCAACAATTTAATAGAGGTATTTCTGTGGTGTTTACGAGTGGAAACTGATTTAGTTTGTGTTTAAATACACAGTAATGTCACCTTGTTATTCTCAGAAGCCAACCCTTTCTCATCTGCTAACCACAAAAACAATATGCTTATTGCAGTCCATACTAAATTGTTCTTGCTGATGCTTCTTAAACTGCAATTAAAAATAATCTGGTACCacctcaaaagaaaaatgttggtGTTTTTCAACCTGGGTCTTACAATATTCTCATAGTTGTATACACATAAATAATGTTTCTCTTAGTCCAAGCATAAGTAAACACAGAAATTACCCACACTATATTAGCTATGttttgctagctagctattaCTTTATGGGAGAACTAGCAGCTACCTAGATGTTTGAAATTATTTATGTAAAATTGAGTTTATCTAGGAAACTATAGGAGGCTCATGCTGCTTGGCCAAATATTAAgtactatacttaagtacaaatttgaggtacttgtactttacttgagtgtttccattttaagctactttatacttcaactGTACTACATTTCAGGGagtaatattgtactttttactcctctacattatCTACCTTTAGGTACTTTTCAGATTCAAATTGTACAGAGAAAACCTACGAGTTTCTAAAATGATTTGTTGTTTAGGGATAACTTGCCAAATAGTAGCACCACCTCGACCGGCTACCACATTAAAAGTAATGTTATATAGTAAGATAGTAAAAATAATCTGATCATATCGTATATGATACGGTAGCATTACAATGACAGGGGCCATTCGGCTGcctaatgagtacttttacttttgacttactttttttgttgctaatacttacttttacttaattgaaattttaaatgcagaacttttacttgtaacagagtattttatagtgaggtattagtacttttagtaAGTAAGGGATTTTAAttattcttccaccactgcagaatGGCTGTAATTTTGAGAAAGGAATTTCCTTCTAAGCTAAGTTTTCAGAGATAAaccacatttctgaatgcaCCTGATTAGATCACCTTaacctttaaaggtcccatggcatgataatttcactttatgagttgacattaatatgagttcccccagtctgcctatggtcccccagtggctagaaagggcgataggtgtaaaccgagccctgggtatcctgctctgcctttgagaaaatgaaagctcagatgggctaaTATGGAATCTTCCCCTTATGGAgttacctcccctttccccgcccagagaatttggcccacccatgagaaagagagggacatcatggcttgcaaacgagcatggcagttggtcaaggccacacccccccctctctcctcctcaatagcatttaaagctacagacacagaaatagcacatactaaggaaagctcattgtgggactggctctagtggctgtaattctgcaccaaggctgaatttcaggaaagagacttcagatacagtattaggggaccactaaggcctatataaaagcatccaaaaagcagcatgtcataggacctttaaatgtgCTGTACCCCATTAACACTGACATCACAATAACATGTCTGCTGTCTCTCTTATGGTTTACACGATCTGTTATTCCTCCTGTGCTACCTCGAGCAGGAAGTCTCGGAGGGCGATGAAGGTGGGTCTGTCCTCAGGTTTGGGGCTCCAGCACTGCAGCATGACGTTGTAAATATCCTGGGGACAATCGTCTGGTTTGCACAGCCTTTCGGCGTCCACGTCCACCTTGTGGAGGAtctgcaaacacagacacataaataACTGAATGCTGAAGGATCATTATTAcctggggattttttttaaatactaataTTAAGCTGCAATTGTTTTGTGGGTTAAGCATTTTTCAGAAAACATCATATGCAAGAATAGATTTGTTTTATTCAAAACATGAATTTCTTCCTCCCTGAACTTTTACGGCAAACTAGAAAAGATGTGCGTGTGCATAAGCACGCACCTGGCTCCCGTTAAGGCCCAGCCACGGCTCCTGTCCGTGGCTGAACATCTCCCATAGAGTGACCCCAAACATCCAGGTATCAGACGCGTGAGAGAAAGTACGAGACTTGAGAGACTCTGGAGCACACCTGGAGAGGGACACGGATACAgtgaaaaagacagacagaggaaaaaAGTCAGAGGGAAAGAACAACTGTGGAGAGCAACACCAGAactgttttcaaaataacatCGTTTAGCGCAACCAGGATGCTTTTCTCACCACGGGAAAGGGATTTTGTGGCCTTCCTCCATGATGTATTGGTCGGTGTGTGTTGGCAGTGCTCTCATTAGGCCAAAGTCTCCGATCTTCACCGTTTCGTTGGTGGACAGCAGGACATTGCGGGCCGCCAGGTCCCTGTGGAGGAAACGTCTCTGCTCCAGGTAGGCCATGCCACACGCCACCTACACACCCACAGAGTCAGAAAGAGACAGTGCTACTTTAATGTAGCAGTAATATTCATCCAGAAACATCATATATAATAGTGAAACACTGGCAGGGAACATTTTAATGcggaatacttttacttttcatacttAAGGTAAATGTTACTGATACTGATTTTACTTAacttgaatgcaggacttttacttttagtggagtattttcacagtgtggtattagtctcacattgccagaccctcctccaaggGCGATgagggagggtctggctactccacatagcattcggggatgggaggaatacatgctctggtttaatggcatttttttaaaaccaatcacaatcatcttgggcggtgctaagcaccaggAAAAGCAGCGGTGCTGgtgtaaaatagcctcggaaggaacttgttttgttggaacgtgtacgttcaaaagttgttttagtcgtgcaacagaaaactcagattggacagatagtctagctagctgtctggatttaccaagggggtaagcgtctcctcacaacccgaacctcctatggcgccattttgatgctaacaagcactcacccccccgttagcattccattgactacCATTCATTtagacgtcactttgacagcgaataactttacatctaaagcgtttaaagactctatttgtccattgtttatttctaaaaaacacgacaatgtataaaaggctccattaccttgtatctcacgttatggctccgtagcagacgtttttgtaaaaataggctaacgattgtgtcataaccacgcgacttactgtcgcatagtagaggaattaccgtacagtacaggagaagctcgcagacagtttcgacttacattagctgtttacgtttaattactaatgttaactatcattttagttagcaataattagcctgtgcctatgttatctccttacatatacctacgctctccgtctctgcaagattgggaatgattgaaatttctcttggcacagctaccagaagacttccaactttcagacaggttgctcacgtcacatttacctcgtctctctcagttggaggctgcgcagtaacggtgctcggcgctcaccggaaaagtgcttctgatatccttcactggtctgcgtccagagcaacgggatctgttggtccattcttatatactgtctatgggatttaccctgcagagatctgaggagcagttaaccatagtcctcagaaatccaccggagtttaaaatgccaacacaaaggaagcccaaggtaacaggtatccggcctaaatgagtgaaattcgGCGGattttccgtcggcaacggagcaatcccggaagtggaacgtcaaggatatagactagtgtggTACTAGTACCCATACTTAAATTACTTTAAGTTTGTTGGGAATAAACCATCTATAGAATAAACCAGCCATACATCTCCAGGCAGTGCATCAAATATCTGATGGAATTAGGGGTTTATCACGCTCAGTTTTATCATTTTGGtgttaactagggctgcacaatatattgttttttttatcgtcatcgcaatatcaaatctggcgcaatatacacattGCAAAAggttgcgacatatcgcgatagacacaaacatatatacataaacaatagattttttttggtgttagttgaaagaaaattatcagtagaaaaccgcacaattctttttttagtggcgccttttatattcaattcaatgttcaatttgtttaataaaagaatgttggaattattttttttttttaattcagcaaTGGTtggtttatttatcgcaagtaatatcgttatcgcggtATTCAACAACGTTTtcgcatattgcatattttcctcatatcgtgcagcccgaGTGTTAACTGACCTGCACAGCGTAGTTACACAGAGAGGAGATGAGGATGTG is part of the Sander vitreus isolate 19-12246 chromosome 22, sanVit1, whole genome shotgun sequence genome and encodes:
- the tnk2a gene encoding activated CDC42 kinase 1 isoform X1, with the protein product MQCEEGTDWLLELLTDVQLQQYFLRLRDELNVTRLSHFDYVKNEDLEKIGMGRPGQRRLWEAVKRRRALYKRKSWMSKVFPVKRPDGDPQQPLPQGASSSAGPAYSESGASLTCLLRESELQLFERLGDGTFGVVRRGEWTGPNGRMLSVAVKCLKAGVLDSDGLDDFIREVNAMHSLSHVNLIRLYGIVLTQPMKMVVELAPLGSLLDRLRKRQGHILISSLCNYAVQVACGMAYLEQRRFLHRDLAARNVLLSTNETVKIGDFGLMRALPTHTDQYIMEEGHKIPFPWCAPESLKSRTFSHASDTWMFGVTLWEMFSHGQEPWLGLNGSQILHKVDVDAERLCKPDDCPQDIYNVMLQCWSPKPEDRPTFIALRDFLLETMPTDMKALQDYEEEDKLQIKMNDVMTIIEGRAEHYWWRGQNKGTLRVGQFPRHVVTSVAGLSAHDISRPLKHSFIHTGHGDTDPDRSWGHADRIDSLYLGNPMDPPDILGMDSGTARPTKLPNRSKKQPPPRPPQPAVLLKKPFYDCVMDDYDEDDTTSASLGLKRLGVSLGLKLRPWEGSGVRPAKSEVSLIDFTDDSFSSTTPSPLNEAWQPDEDTLKDTPSILDWPLPQPAYDEVATELEDQSEDHEVRSINRGFTEETAASPSAAMAGRSESQSADIFQELQREVEKVMVKLQVPMATGRSLPSSPLPMPLAPLGPHRQICLPPPSPTSSSSFACCFEDRPVLPPRSPVPPMRPSKRNPPGRTTHRQARSSSISLDDEEDTPPQIPPRDHAFSQPGSRSSSPLPLVPPLSSYPVALPPPPLSVSPRRASGLLGPLLSSSSSLAQATSHSSRLAARASSYSSSSLLDPLASREGRGLSSLIDSPQSSAPAPLPERPAFLERYGAANMAAVKPMIQHPGGAKPNSSYNNNNGRSAAPSMQQEQSVTQVQGAVHGVTLEECQAALQSHNWSIPQAVNHLKVEQLFRLGLRSRAECEELLQRCQMNLEQASTLMLDTYGPHRNKAEGNCRDA